A section of the Oncorhynchus gorbuscha isolate QuinsamMale2020 ecotype Even-year linkage group LG06, OgorEven_v1.0, whole genome shotgun sequence genome encodes:
- the LOC124037317 gene encoding parvalbumin, thymic CPV3-like, producing the protein MSLTSILSVEDIENAVKEFQAPDSFSFKKFFQLCGLTSKSPKEVKDVFQILDDDNSGYIEESELKFFLQRFVPGARTLTDAECKGFLSAADDDNDGKIGVEEFLIMVQS; encoded by the exons ATGTCACTCACTTCTATCCTTTCCGTGGAGGATATTGAGAATGCCGTTAAGGAGTTCCAAG CCCCAGACTCCTTCAGCTTCAAGAAGTTTTTCCAGCTGTGTGGCCTGACCTCCAAGTCTCCCAAAGAAGTCAAAGATGTCTTCCAGATCCTTGACGACGACAACAGTGGCTACATCGAGGAGTCAGAgctcaa GTTCTTCCTGCAACGGTTTGTTCCCGGGGCGCGGACACTGACAGACGCTGAGTGCAAAGGCTTCCTGTCTGCGGCTGATGATGACAACGACGGCAAGATCGGAGTAGAAG AATTCCTGATCATGGTCCAGTCCTGA